One genomic region from Gossypium hirsutum isolate 1008001.06 chromosome D13, Gossypium_hirsutum_v2.1, whole genome shotgun sequence encodes:
- the LOC121225404 gene encoding galactinol synthase 2 — translation MAPNITTTKAATVTAKAPKRAYVTFLAGNGDYVKGVVGLAKGLRKVNSKYPLVVALLPDVPEEHRKILVDQGCIIREIEPVYPPENQTQFAMAYYVINYSKLRIWEFVEYSKMIYLDGDIQVFDNIDHLFDMEDGYFYAVMDCFCEKTWSHTPQYKIGYCQQCPDKVQWPSQLGPKPPLYFNAGMFVYEPSLSTYDDLLTTLRVTPPTPFAEQDYLNMYFRDIYRPIPPIYNLVMAMLWRHPENIELDKAKVVHYCAAGSKPWRYTGKEDNMDREDIKTLVAKWWEIYDDESLDYNNVVASGQAAEADEDKQSGLQLLLAALSKAGGFVHRINAPSAA, via the exons ATGGCCCCTAACATCACCACTACCAAAGCTGCCACTGTCACTGCCAAGGCTCCCAAGAGGGCTTATGTTACGTTCTTGGCTGGGAACGGAGACTACGTCAAGGGCGTGGTGGGTTTAGCCAAGGGACTGAGGAAGGTGAACAGCAAGTACCCACTTGTGGTGGCGCTTTTGCCCGACGTCCCAGAAGAACACAGGAAGATTCTGGTGGACCAGGGCTGCATAATCCGGGAGATCGAGCCTGTGTACCCACCTGAGAACCAGACCCAGTTTGCCATGGCCTACTATGTCATCAACTATTCCAAGCTGCGTATCTGGGAG TTTGTGGAGTATTCCAAGATGATATACTTGGACGGAGACATCCAAGTATTCGATAACATAGACCACTTGTTCGACATGGAAGATGGTTACTTTTATGCTGTGATGGACTGCTTCTGTGAGAAAACATGGAGCCACACCCCTCAGTACAAGATCGGCTACTGCCAGCAGTGCCCTGATAAGGTCCAATGGCCTTCGCAGCTTGGTCCTAAACCTCCTCTTTACTTCAACGCTGGAATGTTTGTATATGAACCTAGCCTTTCTACATATGATGACCTCTTGACTACCCTCAGAGTCACCCCTCCTACCCCATTTGCGGAGCAGGATTATCTGAACATGTACTTTAGGGACATTTACAGGCCCATCCCTCCCATTTACAACCTGGTGATGGCCATGCTATGGCGCCACCCTGAGAACATTGAGCTAGACAAGGCCAAGGTGGTTCACTACTGTGCTGCTGGCTCCAAACCCTGGAGGTATACCGGCAAAGAAGACAACATGGACAGGGAAGACATTAAGACGCTGGTGGCTAAATGGTGGGAGATTTACGATGATGAGTCGCTTGACTACAACAATGTCGTGGCTTCTGGCCAAGCAGCAGAAGCTGATGAGGATAAGCAAAGCGGCCTGCAACTGCTTTTGGCAGCTTTGTCAAAGGCCGGCGGCTTTGTTCACCGTATTAACGCCCCTTCCGCTGCTTAA
- the LOC107920316 gene encoding ADP-ribosylation factor 2-B gives MGLSFAKLFSRLFAKKEMRILMVGLDAAGKTTILYKLKLGEIVTTIPTIGFNVETVEYKNISFTVWDVGGQDKIRPLWRHYFQNTQGLIFVVDSNDRDRVVEARDELHRMLNEDELRDAVLLVFANKQDLPNAMNAAEITDKLGLHSLRQRHWYIQSTCATSGEGLYEGLDWLSNNIANKA, from the exons ATGGGGCTTTCTTTTGCTAAGTTGTTCAGTCGCCTGTTTGCCAAGAAGGAAATGCGTATTCTGATGGTGGGTCTTGATGCTGCTGGTAAGACTACCATATTATACAAGTTGAAGCTCGGAGAGATTGTCACCACGATTCCCACTATTG GGTTTAATGTGGAAACTGTGGAATATAAGAACATTAGCTTCACCGTTTGGGATGTTGGAGGTCAGGACAAG ATTCGACCTTTGTGGAGGCACTACTTCCAAAATACTCAGGGGCTAATCTTTGTTGTGGATAGCAATGATCGTGATCGTGTTGTTGAGGCCAGGGATGAGCTTCACCGTATGCTAAATGAG GATGAGCTGAGGGATGCTGTGCTGCTTGTATTTGCAAACAAGCAAGATCTACCAAATGCTATGAATGCTGCTGAGATCACTGATAAACTTGGTCTTCATTCCCTCCGTCAGCGCCACTG GTATATTCAGAGTACATGCGCTACCTCTGGTGAAGGGTTGTATGAGGGTCTGGACTGGCTCTCCAACAACATAGCTAACAAG GCTTGA